The window GTACACCCGATTCCGACGGTGAGCTGAGATTTGCCTTCGGCCATGTAGCAGGGGAGAAGAAAATCGATGAGGTCGGTGATCTTCGAGAGAAACGGCGCAAGCGCTGGGTCACTTTCGATGAAGTTGCCGACTTCGGCGTCGCCGCCGGTCTTGGAAGCCAGCGATTCCTCATAGTTTGGATTGCGCAAAAAGCGCACGTCGAAGAGCAGATCGAGATCGGTCGGGATGCCGAACTTAAAACCGAAGGCGATGAAGGTGACCGCGAGCTTGGCGGGGCGCTCCGCAACGAACGCGGCCGCGATACGCTCCTTGAGGGTTCCGTGCGTGAGGTCGGTCGTGTCGATGACGATGTCGGCCCGTTCACGCAGTGGAGCGAGCAGCCGCCGGTCAGC of the Candidatus Cybelea sp. genome contains:
- the rapZ gene encoding RNase adapter RapZ, which encodes LGFYCIEHLPPAVLDGVVAALEQSGVVDVAIALDLRGDTRLGDAGTAIDRIVASHRARVLFLDAADALLVRRFSQTRRRHPFARTGSVHEAIEADRRLLAPLRERADIVIDTTDLTHGTLKERIAAAFVAERPAKLAVTFIAFGFKFGIPTDLDLLFDVRFLRNPNYEESLASKTGGDAEVGNFIESDPALAPFLSKITDLIDFLLPCYMAEGKSQLTVGIGCTGGRHRSVYVAGRLAKRYATNDRLEVALEMRDLARSA